Proteins from a genomic interval of Caulobacter sp. SL161:
- a CDS encoding NAD(P)/FAD-dependent oxidoreductase, translating to MSEFDFDAVVVGAGAVGLACGYALSQRGLVVAVLEEQGRIGEGVSSRNSEVIHGGLYYPTGSLKAKLCVQGRRALYAFCDAHKVPYKKCGKLVVATSEDEIARLDTIWDQALANDVEGMERLTGAQARALEPGLNAHAALLSPESGVFASHDYMLALQGEIEAAGGAVVLSTPFEGAEPLAGGGFRVRAGGAEPTDLTCRLLVTAPGLSSQAVAGRIEGYPAEQVPKAHFGKGIYFRLSGKAPFQRLIYPPPIHGALGTHYRNDMGGQAVFGPDLEYVSAPDYSVDPAKAEAFAAYIRKFWPDLPADRLVPDYAGVRPKLHGPGEPQPDFQLRGVEDHGLAGLMALFGIESPGLTSSLAIGETVAERLCGAS from the coding sequence ATGAGCGAGTTTGATTTCGACGCAGTGGTGGTGGGCGCCGGCGCGGTGGGGCTGGCCTGCGGCTACGCCCTGTCGCAGCGCGGGCTGGTGGTCGCGGTCCTGGAGGAGCAGGGGCGCATCGGGGAGGGGGTGTCGTCCCGCAATTCCGAGGTGATCCACGGCGGGCTCTACTATCCGACCGGGTCCTTGAAGGCCAAGCTGTGCGTCCAGGGGCGGCGGGCGCTGTACGCCTTCTGCGACGCTCACAAGGTTCCCTACAAGAAGTGCGGCAAGCTGGTGGTGGCGACCTCGGAGGACGAGATCGCGCGACTCGACACCATCTGGGATCAGGCCCTGGCCAATGATGTCGAGGGCATGGAGCGCTTGACCGGGGCGCAGGCCAGAGCGCTGGAGCCGGGCCTAAACGCCCACGCCGCCCTGTTGTCACCCGAAAGCGGCGTGTTCGCCAGCCATGACTACATGCTGGCCCTGCAGGGCGAGATCGAAGCCGCCGGCGGGGCGGTGGTGCTGTCGACGCCGTTCGAGGGCGCCGAGCCCCTGGCCGGCGGCGGCTTCCGGGTCCGCGCCGGCGGCGCCGAGCCCACCGACTTGACCTGCCGTCTGTTGGTCACCGCGCCGGGCCTGTCCTCTCAGGCGGTGGCGGGCCGGATCGAGGGCTATCCCGCCGAACAGGTTCCCAAGGCCCACTTCGGCAAGGGGATCTATTTCCGGCTCAGCGGCAAGGCGCCGTTCCAGCGGCTGATCTATCCGCCGCCGATCCATGGGGCGCTGGGCACACACTACCGCAATGACATGGGCGGCCAGGCGGTGTTCGGACCCGACCTGGAGTACGTATCTGCGCCGGACTATTCGGTCGATCCGGCCAAGGCGGAGGCCTTCGCCGCCTATATCCGCAAGTTCTGGCCGGACCTGCCGGCGGACAGGCTGGTCCCCGACTATGCGGGCGTGCGGCCCAAGCTGCACGGTCCTGGTGAACCGCAACCGGACTTCCAGCTCAGGGGCGTCGAGGATCACGGCCTTGCGGGGCTGATGGCCCTGTTCGGCATCGAGAGCCCCGGCCTGACCAGTTCGCTGGCGATCGGCGAGACGGTGGCCGAGCGGCTCTGCGGCGCATCCTGA
- a CDS encoding glycosyltransferase has product MTTILHAMLGKGLGGLEQVFLDYQPILEAWAARRGGRCVGVVRKGGKMAVAQANRTPPLSAMPALTDWDPITVGAARALVKTYRPALIFSHGQRPARVFDKAAPEDVVRAVCLHKPSFDVTPGTHYVCVGQHLAALAIERGAPADHVWFVPNAVKPPSAEARPFAEAGRPIRIVAAGRLHPKKGFDVLIHAVGKLRAWDYEVTCEIAGEGDERGALEGLIRDLDLQASVTLKGWTGDVAGFLATGDLFAFPSHQEGFPLTLLEAMAVGLPVVASEIDGPLEILTDGRDGRLVPDNDPDRLAEALAELISDRETAVRLGAVARQQVLTEYSPQELARRLEAALDGMTSRA; this is encoded by the coding sequence TTGACCACCATCCTGCACGCCATGCTGGGCAAGGGCCTCGGCGGTCTTGAGCAGGTGTTCCTCGACTACCAGCCGATCCTCGAGGCCTGGGCCGCGCGCCGGGGAGGGCGATGCGTCGGCGTGGTGCGCAAGGGGGGCAAGATGGCGGTCGCTCAGGCCAATCGGACGCCGCCGCTCAGCGCCATGCCGGCCCTGACCGACTGGGATCCGATCACGGTCGGCGCGGCGCGCGCGCTGGTGAAGACCTATCGCCCGGCCCTGATCTTCAGCCACGGCCAGCGCCCGGCGCGCGTGTTCGACAAGGCCGCGCCCGAGGACGTGGTGCGCGCGGTCTGCCTGCACAAACCCTCTTTCGACGTAACGCCGGGCACGCACTATGTGTGCGTCGGTCAGCACCTGGCGGCGCTGGCGATCGAGCGGGGCGCGCCCGCCGACCATGTCTGGTTCGTCCCCAACGCCGTCAAGCCGCCCAGCGCCGAGGCGCGCCCCTTCGCCGAGGCGGGGCGCCCGATCCGGATCGTCGCCGCAGGACGCCTGCATCCGAAGAAGGGCTTTGACGTTCTCATCCACGCCGTCGGCAAGCTGCGGGCCTGGGACTACGAGGTCACGTGCGAGATCGCCGGCGAAGGCGATGAGCGAGGCGCGCTGGAGGGGCTGATCCGCGACCTGGACCTTCAGGCCAGCGTCACCCTGAAGGGGTGGACCGGGGACGTCGCCGGCTTCCTCGCGACGGGAGATCTCTTCGCGTTTCCGTCCCACCAGGAAGGCTTTCCCCTGACCTTGCTGGAGGCGATGGCGGTGGGCTTGCCCGTGGTGGCCAGCGAGATCGACGGACCGCTCGAGATCCTGACCGATGGGCGCGATGGTCGCCTGGTCCCGGACAATGATCCCGATCGCCTTGCCGAGGCTCTGGCCGAGCTGATCAGCGATCGCGAGACGGCTGTGCGCCTCGGCGCGGTCGCTCGCCAACAGGTGCTGACCGAGTACAGCCCCCAGGAGCTGGCGCGTCGCTTGGAAGCCGCACTCGATGGAATGACATCGCGGGCTTGA